One region of Terricaulis silvestris genomic DNA includes:
- a CDS encoding M15 family metallopeptidase encodes MTKAWGAVAFAMVLSACAPERAPTPEPTPATETQTPDFVDVRALAPDIVVEIRYAGADNFVGRPIAGYEAAVCLLSRDAATALAAVHERLRASGRAIKVYDCYRPARAVADFAVWARDLDDQRTKAEYYPNVDKAQLFELGYIAERSGHSRGSTVDVTLVDWATGAEIDMGTSYDLFDPRSWPSDESVGAAARENRRVLAAAMRTYGFTPLQEEWWHFTLENEPYPQTFFDVPVR; translated from the coding sequence ATGACGAAGGCCTGGGGTGCGGTGGCGTTTGCGATGGTGCTGAGCGCCTGTGCGCCGGAACGCGCGCCAACGCCAGAGCCAACGCCGGCTACCGAAACGCAGACGCCGGACTTCGTCGATGTGCGCGCCTTGGCGCCGGATATCGTGGTCGAGATACGCTACGCGGGCGCGGACAATTTCGTCGGCCGGCCGATCGCGGGGTACGAGGCGGCGGTATGTTTGCTGAGCCGCGACGCGGCCACGGCTCTGGCGGCGGTGCACGAGCGGCTGCGCGCGTCCGGGCGTGCGATCAAAGTGTACGATTGCTACCGCCCTGCCCGCGCGGTGGCGGATTTTGCCGTGTGGGCGCGCGATCTCGACGATCAGCGCACCAAGGCGGAATACTATCCCAACGTCGACAAAGCGCAGCTGTTTGAGCTTGGCTACATCGCCGAACGCTCGGGGCATTCGCGCGGATCGACCGTGGATGTTACGCTTGTGGACTGGGCGACAGGCGCCGAGATCGACATGGGCACGTCGTACGACCTGTTCGATCCGCGCTCATGGCCATCGGATGAGAGCGTCGGCGCCGCGGCGCGGGAAAACCGGCGGGTGCTGGCGGCGGCGATGCGGACCTATGGCTTTACCCCGCTCCAGGAGGAGTGGTGGCATTTCACGCTAGAGAACGAACCGTATCCGCAGACGTTCTTCGATGTGCCAGTGCGCTGA
- a CDS encoding D-alanine--D-alanine ligase family protein, which yields MKEKLRVLVLCHPDGVPPATMEGLSDKEINFFKTEYDVISTLAELGHEVHVLGVQYDLKPIRDEIETWKPDVVFNLLIEFHGEAVYGQNIASFLELMRVPYTGCNPRGQVLAQGKDLSKKLLKYHRIATPAFAVFQPGRKINRPARLRFPLIVKSNIEDGSMGISQASVVNNDEELGERVRFIHEHLGTAAIAEQFIDGREIYVGVLGNDRLKALPVWELQFEKLTNGNHAIATERVKRNVKYQEQVGVKIGPAEDIAPNASIRIRDVAKRICRVLEVDGYARIDFRLGNDGVAYFIEANPNPEIARSEEYAQSAAHDGLPYPELINRILALAIARTGVEAE from the coding sequence ATGAAGGAAAAGCTTCGCGTCCTCGTGCTCTGCCACCCGGACGGTGTGCCGCCGGCCACGATGGAAGGCCTCTCCGACAAAGAGATCAACTTCTTCAAGACCGAATACGACGTCATCTCCACACTCGCCGAACTCGGCCACGAAGTGCACGTCCTCGGCGTCCAGTACGATCTGAAACCGATCCGTGATGAGATCGAAACCTGGAAGCCCGACGTCGTCTTCAACTTGCTGATCGAATTCCACGGCGAGGCCGTCTACGGCCAAAACATCGCAAGCTTCCTCGAACTGATGCGCGTACCGTACACCGGCTGCAATCCGCGCGGCCAAGTGTTGGCGCAGGGCAAGGACCTGTCGAAGAAACTCTTGAAGTATCACCGCATCGCCACGCCCGCGTTCGCGGTGTTTCAACCGGGCCGCAAGATCAATCGCCCCGCGCGGCTGCGCTTCCCGCTCATCGTCAAGAGCAACATCGAAGACGGTTCGATGGGGATTTCGCAAGCGTCGGTCGTCAACAACGACGAAGAACTTGGCGAGCGCGTCCGCTTCATCCACGAACATCTGGGCACTGCCGCGATCGCCGAGCAATTCATCGACGGCCGCGAAATCTACGTCGGCGTCCTCGGCAACGACCGCCTGAAAGCGCTGCCTGTGTGGGAACTGCAGTTCGAAAAGCTCACCAACGGCAATCACGCCATCGCAACCGAGCGCGTGAAGCGCAACGTCAAATATCAAGAACAAGTCGGCGTAAAAATCGGCCCCGCCGAAGACATCGCGCCCAACGCCAGCATCCGCATCCGCGACGTCGCCAAGCGCATCTGCCGGGTGCTCGAAGTCGACGGCTACGCTCGCATTGATTTCCGGCTTGGCAATGACGGCGTCGCGTATTTCATCGAAGCCAACCCCAACCCGGAAATCGCCCGCAGTGAAGAATACGCCCAAAGCGCCGCCCATGACGGCCTGCCATATCCCGAGCTGATCAACCGCATCCTCGCGCTCGCCATCGCGCGTACGGGCGTCGAAGCGGAATAG
- a CDS encoding FtsB family cell division protein, whose amino-acid sequence MSIALGAGILYLGAHAVTGRQGLVAYVDLQAQERALEQRVAGLEEEHADLEARAARLRPETLDLDYLDERARITLAAGDSDELVFALDP is encoded by the coding sequence ATGAGCATCGCTCTAGGCGCGGGCATTCTTTATCTCGGCGCGCACGCCGTGACAGGCCGCCAAGGCCTCGTCGCGTACGTCGACCTGCAAGCGCAGGAACGCGCGCTCGAGCAACGCGTCGCCGGCCTCGAAGAAGAGCATGCCGACCTCGAAGCCCGCGCCGCGCGTCTGCGCCCCGAAACCCTCGACCTCGACTATCTCGACGAGCGCGCCCGCATCACGCTGGCCGCCGGCGACAGCGACGAACTCGTCTTCGCGCTCGATCCCTGA
- a CDS encoding putative zinc-binding metallopeptidase yields MSLKRRPKSSQKREPAWASYSDDDLLNVRMKDLRVAIKGSWLEGQLEQMHDELASRDVAVRAHAWLSHEWFSPHDTPGIAVPFYLAHPRLMRLERKMVMEVEGGTARECMRILRHEAGHVVQRAYGLHRRRRWQQLFGNAGKRYPDHYRPDPTSKRYVQHLRRWYAQCHPDEDFAETFAVWLTPRSSWRKKYADWPALKKLEYVDELMSELAGVKPLPKRRTQMDPMRELRMTLGEHYAAKRKRFAVDAPTVFDRDLKRIFANDQQNAPSASSVIKRHRNRIMTSVSQSTGEYPLALDAALEDVMDRTRVLKLRAAGSEIRIRNDITALLTKRSVTSLYSAGRRQQFAV; encoded by the coding sequence ATGAGTCTAAAGCGCCGACCCAAATCCTCGCAGAAGCGAGAACCGGCCTGGGCAAGCTACTCCGATGACGATCTGCTCAATGTCCGAATGAAGGACTTGCGTGTCGCCATCAAAGGCAGCTGGCTCGAGGGCCAGCTCGAGCAGATGCACGACGAGCTCGCGAGCCGTGACGTAGCGGTACGGGCGCACGCTTGGCTCTCGCACGAATGGTTTAGCCCGCACGACACGCCGGGCATCGCCGTTCCGTTTTATCTCGCGCACCCACGCCTGATGCGTCTCGAGCGCAAGATGGTGATGGAAGTGGAGGGCGGCACGGCGCGCGAATGCATGCGCATACTTCGGCACGAAGCCGGTCACGTCGTGCAGCGCGCGTACGGCCTGCATCGCCGCCGCCGCTGGCAGCAACTGTTCGGCAACGCCGGCAAGCGTTATCCCGACCATTACCGTCCCGATCCGACCAGCAAACGCTACGTCCAACACCTCCGCCGTTGGTATGCGCAATGCCACCCCGACGAAGATTTCGCAGAGACTTTCGCGGTTTGGCTCACGCCGCGCTCAAGCTGGCGGAAGAAGTACGCCGACTGGCCGGCGCTGAAGAAGCTCGAATACGTCGATGAATTGATGAGCGAACTCGCCGGCGTCAAACCGCTGCCGAAACGCCGCACCCAAATGGACCCGATGCGCGAGCTGCGCATGACGCTCGGCGAACACTACGCCGCGAAGCGCAAACGTTTCGCCGTCGATGCGCCAACCGTGTTCGACCGTGACCTGAAGCGCATCTTCGCCAACGATCAGCAGAATGCCCCAAGCGCATCCAGCGTGATTAAGCGCCACCGCAACAGAATCATGACATCCGTCTCACAAAGCACGGGGGAGTATCCGTTGGCGCTCGACGCCGCTCTTGAAGACGTCATGGACCGCACGCGCGTGCTGAAGCTGCGCGCCGCGGGCAGCGAAATACGCATCCGCAACGACATCACCGCGCTCCTCACGAAGCGATCGGTCACGTCGCTCTACAGCGCCGGCCGCCGCCAGCAGTTCGCGGTATGA
- a CDS encoding SH3 domain-containing protein — MSNADDRLKVFILHARADAGFAGQVEAFLHEAGYSASNGVQSADVVVFVLSDASGRSAECIREAQEASRLGKSIAPVLPQPLREPAPGGIAQRGLIRFYIDPAAPNSGFFDGQKRLIDTLEACAEDVVMARQRVHAGRSDLDALNKELRKARDEIEQIKRSARDQQRRQAPRPAPPDLPPIYYDRPPRRGPRIPWLRGGFLLLVGAWVVGFFVSDTVSDGTRAIAANAATWATDLYGASDPPKQRTVLAEDFTPERDAFAAAAGANVRDYPLTTGNLLVELPARSPLAINGRVMIQGEWWFRVTLPDQRVGFVHQSTVAWGSPPAPPATQAPNITAVDPAVAAAAGRAGAKIRTSPSRSARVIVRVASGAALTITGKRRIGEHWWYRVRTAEGQEGFARDDVLTAPGGGTLSL; from the coding sequence ATGTCCAACGCCGACGACCGGTTGAAAGTGTTCATTCTGCACGCGCGGGCCGACGCTGGCTTTGCCGGACAGGTTGAGGCGTTCTTGCACGAGGCGGGGTACAGCGCGAGCAACGGCGTTCAGAGCGCGGATGTCGTGGTGTTCGTGCTGAGCGACGCCTCGGGGCGCTCGGCGGAGTGCATCCGTGAAGCGCAGGAGGCCAGTAGGCTCGGCAAATCTATAGCGCCCGTGCTGCCCCAGCCTTTGCGCGAACCGGCGCCCGGCGGCATCGCGCAGCGTGGGCTGATCCGGTTCTATATCGATCCTGCCGCGCCGAACTCCGGGTTCTTCGATGGCCAAAAGCGGTTGATCGACACGCTGGAGGCGTGTGCTGAGGATGTGGTGATGGCGCGCCAACGTGTGCATGCGGGGCGCAGCGACCTTGACGCTCTGAACAAGGAGCTCCGCAAAGCGCGCGACGAGATCGAGCAGATCAAGCGCAGTGCGCGCGATCAGCAGCGCAGGCAGGCGCCCCGCCCTGCTCCGCCGGACCTGCCGCCGATCTATTACGATCGGCCACCACGGCGCGGCCCGCGTATTCCTTGGCTGCGTGGCGGCTTTCTGTTGCTGGTTGGCGCTTGGGTGGTCGGCTTTTTCGTGAGCGACACCGTGAGCGACGGCACGCGCGCCATCGCTGCGAATGCCGCAACGTGGGCGACCGATCTTTATGGTGCGTCGGATCCGCCCAAGCAGCGCACGGTGTTGGCAGAAGACTTTACGCCGGAGCGTGATGCGTTCGCCGCCGCCGCGGGCGCGAACGTGCGCGACTATCCGCTGACGACCGGCAACCTGCTGGTAGAACTGCCGGCGCGATCGCCGCTGGCGATCAACGGGCGCGTGATGATTCAGGGTGAATGGTGGTTTCGCGTTACGCTGCCTGATCAGCGCGTGGGCTTCGTGCATCAGAGCACGGTTGCGTGGGGTTCGCCGCCGGCGCCGCCCGCAACACAAGCGCCGAACATCACCGCGGTTGATCCTGCGGTTGCCGCAGCTGCGGGACGCGCGGGCGCGAAGATCCGCACCAGCCCAAGCCGATCGGCGCGCGTGATCGTGCGGGTGGCGAGCGGCGCTGCGCTTACGATCACCGGCAAACGGCGCATTGGCGAGCATTGGTGGTACCGCGTGCGCACAGCGGAGGGCCAAGAGGGCTTTGCCCGCGATGACGTGCTGACCGCGCCGGGCGGCGGGACGCTTAGCCTCTAG
- the pdhA gene encoding pyruvate dehydrogenase (acetyl-transferring) E1 component subunit alpha, with product MAKGNGKASAEATKDDLLQYYRDMMLIRRFEERAGQLYGMGLIGGFCHLYIGQEAVVVGMQAALKDGDQVITAYRDHGHMLAAGMTANGVMAELTGRSGGYSKGKGGSMHMFSIEKAFYGGHGIVGAQVSLGAGLAFANKYRGDGKVCLTYFGDGAANQGQVYESFNMAALWKLPVVFVIENNQYAMGTSIQRSTSETHLHKRGISFNIPGEEVDGMDVVAVREAGRRAVERARTGEGPYLLEMKTYRYRGHSMSDPAKYRTKEEVDEQKSKRDPIEHVKKLLIDAGHATEDELKQIDRDIRTVVTESAEFAQQSPEPDPSELMTDIYL from the coding sequence ATGGCCAAAGGCAACGGCAAGGCAAGCGCCGAAGCGACCAAGGACGATCTGCTTCAGTACTACCGCGACATGATGCTGATCCGCCGCTTCGAGGAGCGCGCCGGGCAGCTCTACGGCATGGGGCTGATTGGTGGCTTCTGCCACCTCTATATCGGCCAGGAAGCCGTCGTCGTCGGCATGCAAGCCGCGCTGAAAGACGGCGACCAAGTGATCACCGCCTATCGCGATCACGGCCACATGCTCGCCGCCGGCATGACCGCCAACGGCGTCATGGCCGAACTCACCGGCAGGAGTGGCGGCTACTCCAAGGGCAAGGGCGGATCGATGCATATGTTCAGCATCGAGAAGGCGTTTTACGGCGGCCACGGCATCGTCGGCGCGCAAGTCTCGCTCGGCGCCGGCCTCGCCTTCGCCAACAAATATCGCGGCGACGGCAAAGTCTGTCTCACCTATTTCGGCGACGGCGCCGCCAACCAAGGCCAAGTCTACGAGAGCTTCAATATGGCCGCGCTCTGGAAGCTGCCGGTCGTGTTCGTGATCGAGAACAACCAGTACGCCATGGGCACCTCGATCCAGCGCTCAACCTCGGAGACGCATCTGCACAAGCGCGGCATCAGCTTCAACATTCCGGGCGAAGAAGTGGACGGCATGGATGTCGTTGCCGTGCGTGAAGCCGGCAGACGCGCCGTCGAACGCGCGCGCACGGGCGAGGGGCCGTATTTGCTAGAGATGAAGACCTACCGCTATCGCGGCCACTCCATGTCTGACCCCGCCAAATATCGCACCAAGGAAGAGGTGGACGAACAGAAGTCCAAGCGCGACCCGATCGAGCACGTGAAGAAGCTGCTGATCGACGCCGGCCACGCCACCGAGGATGAACTGAAGCAAATCGACCGCGACATCCGCACCGTGGTCACCGAAAGCGCCGAGTTCGCGCAACAAAGCCCAGAGCCCGATCCGTCCGAGCTGATGACGGACATCTATCTGTGA